A stretch of the Methylacidiphilum caldifontis genome encodes the following:
- a CDS encoding NAD(P)H-quinone oxidoreductase, whose product MRSCWIIEEENKHRKLKPVCLPSLHPGRAELKIDVYYAGINRADLLQLQGVYPQPGPAVPYEIPGLEFSGIISEVGLEVQSWKEGDQVFGLVIGGAFSSEIIVHERMALAVSGKLSLMEAAAIPETFFTAWDGLEYRLKAKENETLLISAAGSGVGLSALALARIKNLKPFCTVRTPSKKNRLLEVGALDVVVAEEQNLVEWALSRTEGKGMDMIFDLVGGANFSLYLSLVAERGRILCLGLLGGTKTEISLELLLRKRLTLVGSTLRSRPIEEKICLTQDFRRKILPYFINGELKPVIDQVFPWDQLPQALSVLKANKNFGKLLLKVR is encoded by the coding sequence ATGAGAAGCTGCTGGATAATCGAAGAAGAAAATAAGCACAGAAAGCTCAAGCCGGTTTGTCTCCCTTCCCTTCATCCTGGAAGAGCCGAATTAAAAATTGATGTTTATTATGCGGGTATCAATAGAGCTGATCTCCTCCAGTTGCAAGGTGTCTATCCCCAACCAGGACCAGCTGTTCCATATGAGATTCCAGGATTGGAGTTCTCTGGTATTATAAGCGAGGTGGGCTTAGAAGTACAATCTTGGAAAGAGGGCGATCAGGTGTTCGGATTAGTTATAGGTGGAGCCTTTTCATCGGAAATCATCGTTCATGAAAGAATGGCGTTGGCTGTTTCTGGAAAACTTTCTCTGATGGAGGCGGCAGCCATTCCAGAAACCTTTTTTACAGCATGGGATGGATTAGAGTATAGACTAAAAGCTAAAGAAAATGAAACTCTTTTGATTTCGGCAGCGGGAAGCGGTGTTGGTCTTTCTGCTTTGGCTTTGGCCAGGATAAAGAATTTAAAGCCCTTTTGTACAGTGAGGACTCCCTCCAAAAAAAATAGGCTGCTTGAGGTTGGAGCCTTAGATGTCGTTGTAGCTGAGGAACAAAATCTTGTTGAGTGGGCTTTATCCAGAACTGAGGGGAAGGGAATGGATATGATTTTTGACCTAGTAGGAGGGGCAAACTTTAGTCTTTATCTTTCCCTGGTTGCTGAAAGAGGTAGAATTTTGTGTCTTGGGCTTTTAGGAGGAACAAAGACAGAGATCTCCCTTGAGCTTTTACTTCGGAAAAGGTTAACCCTCGTTGGATCCACACTGCGTTCGAGACCCATAGAAGAGAAGATATGTTTAACTCAGGATTTCCGGAGAAAAATTCTTCCTTATTTTATTAATGGAGAACTAAAGCCAGTTATAGATCAAGTTTTCCCTTGGGATCAGTTACCTCAAGCTTTGAGTGTTTTGAAAGCTAATAAAAATTTTGGGAAACTATTGCTTAAAGTAAGATAA
- a CDS encoding acyl-CoA thioesterase → MPNLAELPESESKIKVFFFDTDSCGVVHNIAYLRFVEVARSELAEKLGWPLKEMERTGLVPVVVKTEIDYKAPARLGDEVQIISRLSRVEKVRFQIEFELRKENSAGQLLALCRQTLACVKLPEGKPAPIPLNWAQIYPWLVGRKK, encoded by the coding sequence ATGCCCAATCTAGCCGAACTTCCTGAATCAGAGTCAAAAATCAAGGTCTTTTTTTTCGATACGGATTCCTGTGGGGTTGTCCATAATATTGCTTATTTACGTTTTGTAGAGGTTGCCCGTTCAGAACTGGCCGAAAAGCTTGGATGGCCTTTGAAAGAAATGGAACGGACGGGTCTTGTGCCCGTGGTGGTAAAAACGGAGATCGATTATAAAGCCCCGGCTAGGCTAGGTGACGAGGTGCAAATCATTTCCAGGCTTAGTCGGGTAGAAAAAGTCCGGTTTCAGATCGAGTTTGAATTAAGGAAAGAAAATTCTGCGGGTCAACTGCTTGCCCTTTGCCGTCAGACTCTTGCTTGTGTTAAACTGCCGGAAGGCAAACCTGCTCCAATTCCTTTAAACTGGGCTCAAATTTATCCATGGCTTGTGGGCAGGAAAAAATAA